In one Natronosalvus amylolyticus genomic region, the following are encoded:
- a CDS encoding endonuclease III domain-containing protein, protein MDEQPQADPEPDVNISGGVAGGGELAPFETVAIDTRAGRVVARLGELYWEKTYGGRDAFECLVRTILSQNTSDVASQPAHDALLERYADDEADLVNALADADHDELAETISGAGLYNQKSKMIRGAAAWVSEEFGSEAAFDAFVTDEDPNEVRETLLEVHGVGPKTADCVLLFAGGQPGVFPVDTHVHRIARRLGIAPADADHEGVREALEDAIPPEMCGFGHTAMIQFGREYCTARAPACLEDPDACPMADLCEQVGVYPETGEFVDPAEAPES, encoded by the coding sequence ATGGACGAACAGCCACAAGCTGACCCCGAACCCGACGTCAACATCAGCGGCGGCGTCGCCGGTGGCGGTGAACTGGCTCCGTTCGAGACGGTCGCTATCGACACGCGAGCCGGGCGGGTCGTCGCTCGGTTGGGCGAGTTGTACTGGGAGAAAACCTACGGCGGCCGGGACGCCTTCGAGTGTCTCGTGCGGACGATTCTCAGCCAGAACACGAGCGACGTCGCGAGTCAACCGGCCCACGACGCCTTACTCGAGCGCTATGCCGACGACGAAGCGGACCTCGTGAACGCCCTCGCGGATGCCGACCACGACGAACTGGCCGAAACGATCAGCGGGGCTGGACTCTACAACCAGAAATCGAAGATGATCCGCGGTGCGGCCGCGTGGGTCAGTGAGGAGTTCGGCTCCGAGGCGGCGTTCGACGCGTTCGTCACGGACGAGGACCCGAATGAGGTGCGAGAGACGTTGCTCGAGGTTCACGGTGTCGGACCGAAAACGGCCGATTGCGTTCTCCTGTTCGCTGGCGGGCAACCGGGCGTTTTTCCGGTGGACACACACGTCCACCGCATCGCTCGTCGGCTCGGAATCGCCCCAGCGGATGCCGACCACGAAGGCGTTCGGGAAGCGCTCGAGGACGCTATTCCGCCCGAAATGTGTGGGTTTGGTCACACCGCGATGATCCAGTTCGGGCGCGAATACTGCACGGCTCGAGCGCCGGCGTGTCTCGAGGACCCCGACGCGTGCCCGATGGCAGACCTGTGTGAGCAGGTGGGCGTCTATCCGGAGACTGGCGAGTTCGTCGACCCGGCCGAGGCCCCCGAGTCGTAG
- a CDS encoding EamA family transporter: protein MSQHAITFAVLAMLGWGLWTVLANEATRTIAPELAMILSYAASVVIAVGYVAAQGEPLALERTGVAYALGAGVFAGIGAVAFYTGLSAGRVGVVATISALYFVVAALIGILVLGESLTLKNAAGIGFAILAVVLLAN from the coding sequence ATGAGCCAACACGCAATCACCTTCGCCGTCCTCGCTATGCTCGGCTGGGGTCTGTGGACCGTTCTCGCGAACGAGGCGACACGAACCATCGCCCCCGAACTCGCCATGATCCTTTCGTACGCCGCAAGCGTCGTCATCGCCGTCGGCTACGTCGCTGCACAGGGCGAACCGCTGGCGCTCGAGCGAACCGGTGTGGCCTACGCACTCGGTGCGGGTGTCTTCGCCGGCATCGGCGCTGTCGCCTTCTACACCGGACTGAGCGCGGGCCGGGTCGGCGTCGTCGCTACCATCTCCGCCCTCTATTTCGTAGTCGCAGCACTCATCGGAATTCTGGTACTCGGCGAATCGCTCACCTTGAAAAACGCCGCCGGCATTGGCTTTGCCATCCTCGCGGTCGTCTTGCTCGCAAACTGA
- a CDS encoding MutS-related protein: MRLEAYWGVGPKTRETLVEELGTERAIEAIESGDVRTLADAGLPRGRATRILRRAIGGEGIDTLATSDARAAYKELLDLAVEYAVTERAADRIRVLTPLSTQAEMNDRLDDVLAARDAWERLEEAEQNRVLEAYERYDDRDGSAYAAVKAAIALLDTGVEDGPFAAIAELETDALENAATALGALEDSRVREGADEELDRLRTTLGAVEDMDANALAIIEDLRSDGVGDVSAFRDAFEDRLQSETQATIDRVREAMPSDPTDATDFVGGTLRTLRSDLTEAVDERESTVRTELEETLEDAESAVDGAISAVDDIAFHLSLARFALAYDCTRPTFRSDDGAAPTLSVVDARNLSLATRADETVQPITYTLGEHSLSDEDFSLPVSDDDTGSNDEWALPGDERITVLTGANSGGKTTLLETLCQVVLLATMGLPVPAERAEIPPVDSLVFHRRHASFNAGVLESTLRSIVPPLSTDGQTLMLVDEFEAITEPGSAANLLHGLVQLAVNQGALGVFVTHLADDLEPLPPQARVDGIFAEGLNPDLELEVDYQPRFGTVGRSTPEFIVSRLVANASDRAERAGFETLAEAVGNDVVQRTLADARWNE; the protein is encoded by the coding sequence ATGCGACTCGAGGCGTACTGGGGAGTGGGACCGAAAACCCGGGAGACACTCGTCGAGGAACTGGGCACCGAACGAGCAATCGAGGCCATCGAAAGCGGCGACGTCCGGACCCTCGCCGATGCGGGCCTCCCGCGGGGTCGGGCGACCCGTATTCTTCGGCGAGCCATCGGCGGTGAAGGCATCGATACGCTCGCGACGAGCGATGCTCGAGCGGCGTACAAGGAACTGCTCGACCTGGCCGTCGAGTACGCCGTCACCGAACGGGCCGCCGACCGAATCAGGGTGCTGACCCCACTGTCTACCCAGGCCGAAATGAACGACCGATTGGACGACGTGCTGGCCGCTCGAGACGCCTGGGAACGACTCGAGGAGGCCGAACAGAACCGTGTGCTCGAGGCGTACGAACGGTACGACGACCGCGACGGAAGCGCGTACGCAGCAGTCAAAGCCGCTATCGCGCTACTCGACACCGGCGTCGAAGACGGCCCGTTCGCGGCGATTGCCGAACTCGAGACGGACGCGCTCGAGAATGCGGCGACGGCACTCGGTGCGCTGGAAGACAGCCGCGTTCGCGAGGGTGCCGACGAGGAACTCGACCGGTTGCGAACCACGCTGGGTGCCGTCGAGGACATGGACGCCAACGCGTTGGCGATTATCGAAGACCTCCGCTCGGACGGAGTCGGCGACGTGAGTGCCTTCCGCGACGCATTCGAAGACCGACTGCAAAGCGAGACGCAGGCAACCATCGACCGGGTGCGCGAGGCGATGCCCAGCGACCCAACCGATGCGACGGACTTCGTCGGCGGGACCCTCAGAACCCTCCGTTCGGATCTGACCGAGGCCGTGGATGAACGCGAATCGACGGTTCGCACGGAACTCGAGGAGACACTCGAGGACGCCGAGAGCGCAGTCGACGGCGCCATTAGCGCGGTCGACGACATTGCCTTTCACCTCTCGCTTGCACGGTTTGCCCTGGCGTACGACTGCACGCGGCCGACGTTCCGTTCCGACGACGGAGCCGCCCCGACACTCTCGGTCGTCGACGCCCGGAATCTCTCGCTCGCCACTCGAGCGGACGAAACCGTCCAGCCGATAACCTACACGCTCGGCGAACACTCCCTGTCGGACGAAGATTTTTCCCTCCCCGTCAGCGACGATGATACGGGCTCGAACGACGAGTGGGCGCTCCCCGGGGACGAACGGATTACCGTCCTCACGGGTGCGAACAGCGGCGGAAAGACGACGCTGCTCGAGACGCTGTGTCAGGTCGTCTTGCTCGCCACGATGGGGCTCCCGGTGCCGGCCGAACGCGCCGAAATCCCGCCCGTCGATTCGCTCGTCTTCCACCGTCGACACGCGAGTTTCAACGCCGGCGTCCTCGAGTCGACGCTGCGCTCGATCGTGCCACCGCTTTCCACTGACGGGCAGACGCTCATGCTCGTCGACGAGTTCGAAGCAATCACCGAACCTGGTAGCGCGGCCAACCTGCTCCACGGCCTCGTCCAGCTAGCGGTCAACCAGGGCGCACTCGGCGTGTTCGTCACCCACCTCGCAGACGACCTCGAGCCGTTACCACCCCAAGCCCGCGTCGATGGTATCTTCGCCGAAGGTCTGAACCCCGACCTCGAACTCGAGGTGGATTACCAGCCGCGGTTTGGCACCGTCGGTCGCTCGACGCCGGAGTTCATCGTCTCGAGGCTGGTTGCCAACGCGAGTGACCGTGCCGAACGCGCCGGCTTCGAAACGCTAGCCGAAGCCGTCGGAAACGACGTGGTCCAGCGAACGCTGGCTGACGCCCGGTGGAACGAATAG
- the fer gene encoding ferredoxin Fer produces MESPFDVLGIDTDADHDDIERAFRRRIKEVHPDQGGSVEEFRLVHAAREQLLSKHLEGVDPSDIGVDGNGTEPVAPTIQYLNFEVFEDYGWSLEDEDLFEKAADADLDSSDYGRFVVDPSESVLEAAENRGFEWPYACRGGACANCAVAVQDGDLSTPVNHVLPDEMVDCGIRLSCVAEPTTDESNVIFNVKQLPELDELRLPPRPFE; encoded by the coding sequence GTGGAGTCCCCGTTCGACGTCCTGGGAATTGATACGGATGCAGACCACGACGACATCGAGCGAGCCTTCAGACGCCGTATCAAGGAGGTTCATCCAGACCAGGGTGGTTCAGTCGAGGAGTTTCGACTGGTTCACGCCGCCCGTGAGCAACTGCTCTCGAAGCACCTCGAGGGTGTCGACCCCAGCGATATCGGCGTCGACGGCAACGGAACGGAACCGGTCGCCCCGACAATCCAGTACCTGAATTTCGAAGTGTTCGAAGACTACGGCTGGTCGCTCGAGGACGAGGACCTCTTCGAAAAAGCGGCTGACGCCGACCTCGACTCGAGTGACTACGGCCGCTTCGTTGTCGACCCGTCCGAAAGCGTACTCGAGGCAGCCGAAAACCGTGGCTTCGAGTGGCCGTATGCGTGTCGCGGCGGTGCCTGTGCGAACTGTGCCGTCGCCGTTCAGGATGGGGACTTATCGACGCCGGTCAATCACGTCCTTCCCGACGAGATGGTCGACTGTGGGATTCGTCTCTCGTGTGTGGCCGAACCGACGACCGACGAATCGAACGTTATTTTCAACGTCAAGCAACTGCCGGAACTCGACGAGTTGCGATTACCGCCCCGCCCGTTCGAGTGA
- a CDS encoding DUF7139 domain-containing protein: protein MTSLTEVYDGTAKGASLRRLYAGTALVAVGAILSVVAVLVATTDLFSSAFADQYGPVLWAGVLSGTGVPLALLGVFTVLPASRRIQAAAVIGTSICLLGVALFWHAYPAHWRGHGDNLTMHVSVVYLLGLFTAMWCLFTAVVNFKTRNDPGGMLEMNVTRRNQTKVVEVESQSGGFSSMGFFGNTPDGDVETQTNDVSEPTSKAEATSRTQTGQKSNTGGPLSAGRTTPASDGGAATNDISSPLDDTSNGYDAAIVDGPETPEPTDRYCGNCRHFDYVRSNGNIIPYCGRFDETMDDMDACQEWTPNRNRD from the coding sequence ATGACCAGCCTGACGGAGGTATACGATGGCACGGCAAAGGGGGCGAGCCTCCGGCGGCTGTACGCCGGAACGGCACTCGTCGCCGTGGGGGCGATACTGTCCGTCGTCGCCGTTCTCGTTGCGACGACCGATCTGTTCTCGAGTGCGTTCGCCGATCAGTACGGCCCCGTCCTCTGGGCCGGAGTTCTCTCTGGAACCGGCGTTCCACTCGCCTTACTCGGCGTCTTTACGGTGCTGCCGGCCAGCCGCCGAATTCAGGCCGCCGCCGTTATCGGGACGAGTATCTGTCTACTCGGCGTCGCACTGTTCTGGCACGCCTATCCAGCGCACTGGCGTGGCCACGGCGACAACCTCACGATGCACGTCTCGGTCGTCTACCTGCTCGGCCTGTTTACTGCTATGTGGTGTCTGTTCACCGCCGTCGTCAACTTCAAAACCAGAAACGACCCAGGTGGCATGCTCGAGATGAACGTCACCCGGCGTAACCAGACGAAAGTCGTCGAGGTCGAATCACAGAGCGGCGGCTTCAGCAGCATGGGCTTTTTCGGTAACACGCCGGACGGGGACGTCGAAACCCAGACGAACGACGTGAGTGAGCCGACCAGCAAGGCCGAAGCAACCTCGAGGACACAGACAGGGCAGAAATCGAACACCGGCGGTCCACTCTCAGCCGGCAGGACCACCCCTGCGAGCGATGGCGGCGCGGCGACGAACGACATCAGTTCGCCGCTAGACGACACAAGTAACGGCTATGACGCCGCTATCGTCGACGGGCCGGAGACGCCGGAACCGACCGACCGCTACTGTGGGAACTGCCGACACTTCGATTACGTCCGGTCCAACGGCAACATCATACCATACTGTGGACGCTTCGATGAAACGATGGACGACATGGACGCCTGTCAGGAGTGGACGCCGAACCGAAATCGAGACTGA
- a CDS encoding CPBP family glutamic-type intramembrane protease: MYDALSTLSDVLTDTTWFQRSLLVGAVLTVIWMTAVPTDLGRRTVFDTVVLIGGPLALGVTHGRHIGWTVNRVAVRNGLLLAMFVLPFYLIGSTLPTIREYYPMWQTTLAFGEFIPHALQLFILALAAETYYRGLLCVGVKEIGFKAVFISPIVYMIHHAGKPPIEFLLSGPTDVLFGAVDYHSNSILPSVIAHGAGLVLLDWLVLREPLFDPTAGLRALEWLPIPL, translated from the coding sequence ATTTACGACGCGCTTTCGACGCTGTCCGATGTGTTGACGGACACGACCTGGTTTCAACGCTCGTTACTGGTCGGTGCCGTGTTGACCGTGATCTGGATGACAGCCGTTCCAACCGATCTCGGACGCCGGACGGTGTTCGACACCGTGGTCCTTATTGGTGGGCCGCTTGCACTGGGGGTGACACACGGTCGCCACATCGGCTGGACGGTCAATCGGGTCGCCGTTCGTAATGGTCTCTTGCTCGCGATGTTCGTCTTGCCGTTTTATCTGATCGGGTCGACGTTGCCGACGATCAGGGAGTACTACCCGATGTGGCAGACGACGCTAGCGTTTGGGGAGTTTATCCCGCACGCGTTACAGCTGTTTATCTTGGCGCTGGCTGCCGAAACGTACTACCGGGGCCTGCTCTGTGTCGGCGTCAAAGAAATCGGTTTCAAAGCGGTGTTCATTAGCCCCATCGTTTACATGATTCATCACGCCGGTAAACCCCCGATCGAATTTCTCCTGTCGGGCCCGACGGACGTCCTCTTCGGCGCCGTCGACTATCACTCGAACTCGATTTTACCCTCCGTAATCGCACACGGAGCCGGCCTCGTCTTGCTCGATTGGCTCGTCCTGCGAGAACCGCTGTTCGACCCAACGGCTGGACTGCGTGCCCTCGAGTGGTTGCCAATCCCGCTGTAG
- a CDS encoding CAP domain-containing protein — protein sequence MLGRIVAVFVRTVIAVALLSAILSLAVTSGAIDVGLGDGEQIDTPHPLPDWPFNWDIVIENESSEVGSPAQLDDDTAVGEPVTDDPGTSSVGPAGSVTSDAVEVAIHERINEIRTEAGLSSLEHDDEIANIARTYSHDMAERDFFAHVSPEGERPADRFGDLFPNSCRAIGENLAVFNTVGTTDAETLAERIVDGWMESPGHRDNILTESWDRQGIGVYADDSRVYATQKFCDSR from the coding sequence ATGCTTGGACGAATTGTGGCCGTTTTCGTTCGGACTGTGATTGCCGTCGCACTCCTTTCTGCTATCCTCTCGCTTGCCGTTACGTCCGGAGCAATCGATGTCGGACTCGGGGACGGTGAGCAAATCGATACTCCACATCCGCTGCCGGACTGGCCGTTCAACTGGGATATCGTCATCGAGAATGAGTCGAGCGAAGTCGGTAGTCCGGCACAACTAGATGATGATACAGCGGTCGGGGAGCCAGTTACCGACGATCCTGGCACTTCGAGCGTCGGCCCTGCCGGCTCGGTCACCTCCGACGCGGTAGAAGTGGCAATCCACGAGCGTATCAACGAAATTCGAACCGAAGCCGGACTCTCTTCGCTCGAGCACGACGACGAGATAGCGAACATTGCTCGAACCTACAGCCACGACATGGCCGAACGGGACTTCTTCGCACACGTGAGCCCTGAGGGTGAACGACCGGCTGACCGATTCGGCGACCTGTTTCCCAACTCGTGTCGAGCTATCGGTGAAAACCTCGCCGTCTTCAACACGGTTGGTACCACCGATGCGGAGACGCTGGCTGAGCGCATCGTCGACGGCTGGATGGAGTCGCCCGGACATCGGGACAATATCCTTACCGAGTCGTGGGATAGACAGGGGATCGGCGTCTACGCCGACGACTCGAGGGTGTACGCGACACAGAAATTCTGTGACAGTCGATAG
- a CDS encoding DUF302 domain-containing protein, producing the protein MTLPFDPAAIDPSDIGEKQVVLEQSHEDAIETVRTACVDCGFGIPVEFSPSELLNEKVDADRDPYYVLGACNPAVADRALDETLKIGGLFPCNMVVWEEAPGRQHVYHLSIMRIAHALGIAPDSAEWDGILETTGELTEQAFASLEAHEDAVSVTEDT; encoded by the coding sequence ATGACGCTTCCATTCGACCCGGCAGCGATCGACCCGTCCGACATCGGCGAAAAACAGGTCGTCCTGGAGCAATCCCACGAGGACGCGATCGAAACGGTTCGAACCGCCTGCGTCGACTGTGGGTTTGGGATTCCCGTCGAGTTCTCTCCCTCGGAACTGCTCAACGAGAAGGTCGACGCCGACCGCGACCCCTACTACGTCCTCGGTGCGTGTAATCCGGCCGTCGCCGACCGCGCGCTCGATGAGACGCTAAAAATCGGTGGTCTCTTTCCGTGTAACATGGTCGTCTGGGAGGAGGCTCCCGGTCGACAGCACGTCTATCACCTGTCGATTATGCGTATCGCACACGCACTGGGTATCGCGCCCGACTCCGCGGAGTGGGACGGCATCCTCGAGACGACTGGCGAACTCACCGAACAGGCGTTCGCATCGCTCGAGGCACACGAGGACGCCGTGTCCGTGACTGAGGACACGTAG
- the dnaJ gene encoding molecular chaperone DnaJ: MSEDFYDVLGVSQDASAEEIKKAYRKKATEYHPDVSDDPDAEEKFKKIQKAKQVLTDEDKRSAYDRMGHDRFEQAEKHGFDAGSGQGPFGGAGGDPFGGMGGMGGGLGDIFEQVFGGGRGRGRNRPRKGRDLRTTLEIDLEEAYEGVTKQFSVERPEECETCDGAGHPPEADATTCSECQGRGQVTQVQQTPLGRVQQTTTCPRCEGEGTIYSETCDDCRGEGYVRNEASLTVDVPEGIADGQTLRMEGEGAPSPNGGPHGDLLIDISIADHPEFERDGDNLYYKLPISFPQATFGDTVQVPTLDGSVAFEIPRATQSGEQFRLEGKGMPRLRRYGQGDLFVRVQIVTPESLNDEQREALEAFAEAGGEEIDVSEGFFDKIKRTF, encoded by the coding sequence ATGAGCGAGGACTTCTACGACGTGCTCGGCGTGAGCCAGGACGCTTCCGCCGAGGAAATCAAAAAGGCCTACCGGAAGAAGGCGACGGAGTACCATCCGGACGTCAGCGACGATCCGGACGCCGAGGAGAAGTTCAAGAAGATACAGAAAGCCAAGCAGGTCCTGACCGACGAGGACAAGCGGTCGGCCTACGATCGGATGGGCCACGACCGCTTCGAGCAGGCCGAAAAGCACGGCTTCGACGCCGGTAGTGGGCAGGGCCCGTTCGGCGGCGCTGGCGGCGACCCGTTCGGCGGCATGGGCGGCATGGGCGGTGGCCTTGGTGACATCTTCGAACAGGTCTTCGGCGGAGGTCGCGGACGCGGACGTAACCGGCCACGGAAAGGGCGCGATCTGCGAACGACCCTCGAGATCGACCTCGAGGAAGCCTACGAGGGAGTGACCAAACAGTTCAGCGTCGAGCGGCCAGAGGAGTGTGAGACCTGCGATGGTGCAGGACATCCCCCGGAGGCTGATGCCACGACCTGTAGTGAATGTCAGGGCCGCGGCCAGGTGACGCAAGTCCAGCAGACGCCGCTGGGGCGCGTCCAGCAGACGACGACCTGTCCACGCTGTGAGGGCGAAGGGACCATCTACTCCGAAACCTGTGACGATTGTCGCGGCGAAGGCTACGTTCGTAACGAGGCCTCACTAACCGTTGACGTCCCCGAAGGCATTGCCGACGGCCAGACGCTGCGTATGGAAGGCGAAGGGGCACCGAGTCCGAACGGCGGCCCCCACGGCGATCTCCTGATCGATATATCGATCGCCGACCACCCCGAGTTCGAACGTGACGGCGACAATCTGTACTACAAGCTACCGATTTCGTTCCCCCAGGCCACGTTCGGAGACACCGTCCAGGTGCCGACCCTCGACGGCTCCGTTGCGTTCGAGATTCCACGTGCGACCCAGAGCGGCGAGCAGTTCCGCCTCGAGGGGAAAGGCATGCCCCGCCTGCGACGGTACGGACAGGGTGACCTGTTCGTCCGCGTGCAGATCGTCACGCCCGAATCGCTCAACGACGAACAGCGCGAGGCCCTCGAGGCGTTCGCCGAGGCTGGCGGCGAAGAGATCGACGTCAGCGAGGGCTTCTTCGATAAAATCAAACGGACGTTCTAG
- the grpE gene encoding nucleotide exchange factor GrpE, whose product MPTNQPDDSIRRIPIELTLEEAFSGLERELSVEQPTRCRACSGTGRTGRTTRCPQCRGRGRVARDSRASIGRPGSRRCPRCEGSGTVSASQCAICDGDGTRWQETAVSVDVPPGIEDGQGLRVTAGADQQPIAILEVTIEPHERYDRTGTDLSCEHAVAPGRARAGETIEIETLDGDVQFEVPPGTETGDRFRFEGKGMPALDGDERGDLYVTIVLEDDTTGRSPSQSNGVADPDEGKTSSEEAAIDPDRDTPGPPTGRRGGPRAQTRASDTSTERDGNLAVESDDGGPLANERPADERATKEPAESTLEAYESRIEALESALESTQAEFRAYKDRVETRQERRDKQAAASLLERFVEVREDLERAVEADSDDGAGVKEGVELTLRRFDRILEDEGVSRIDPEPGTPVDPHRHEVMHRVEGDQPAGTVSSVYTRGYELDDRVIRPARVSVSQEA is encoded by the coding sequence ATGCCGACGAACCAACCTGACGACAGCATTCGACGAATTCCGATCGAACTCACGCTCGAGGAGGCGTTCTCGGGCCTCGAGCGTGAGCTTTCGGTCGAACAGCCCACGCGGTGTCGGGCCTGTTCGGGGACGGGGCGAACGGGGCGGACAACGCGATGTCCACAGTGTCGTGGCCGCGGGCGGGTCGCTCGAGACAGTCGGGCGTCCATCGGTCGCCCTGGCTCGAGGCGCTGTCCCCGCTGTGAAGGAAGCGGGACGGTTTCGGCCAGCCAGTGTGCAATCTGTGACGGTGATGGTACCCGCTGGCAGGAAACTGCGGTGTCCGTCGATGTACCGCCCGGAATCGAAGACGGACAGGGATTGCGAGTGACCGCAGGTGCAGATCAGCAACCGATTGCGATTCTCGAGGTTACAATCGAGCCACACGAACGCTACGACCGCACCGGCACCGACCTTTCCTGTGAACACGCGGTTGCGCCAGGACGGGCCCGAGCGGGAGAGACGATCGAAATCGAAACGCTCGATGGCGACGTCCAGTTCGAGGTACCCCCCGGAACCGAAACCGGTGACCGGTTCCGGTTCGAAGGGAAAGGAATGCCGGCCCTCGACGGCGACGAGCGCGGGGATCTGTACGTCACGATCGTACTCGAGGACGATACAACGGGTCGGTCACCGTCTCAGAGTAACGGGGTAGCTGACCCGGACGAGGGGAAAACTAGCTCGGAGGAGGCGGCAATCGACCCGGACCGGGACACTCCTGGACCGCCCACTGGTAGACGGGGAGGCCCACGGGCGCAGACTCGAGCATCCGACACGAGCACCGAGCGAGACGGTAACCTCGCAGTCGAATCGGACGATGGTGGCCCGCTAGCGAACGAGCGCCCTGCCGATGAGCGTGCCACGAAAGAGCCAGCCGAGTCGACGCTCGAGGCGTACGAGTCCCGAATCGAAGCCCTCGAGTCGGCACTGGAATCCACGCAAGCGGAGTTTCGGGCGTACAAAGACCGTGTCGAAACGCGACAAGAACGGCGGGACAAACAGGCGGCGGCGAGTCTCCTCGAGCGCTTCGTCGAGGTTCGTGAGGACCTCGAGCGAGCCGTCGAAGCGGACAGTGACGACGGGGCAGGAGTGAAAGAGGGTGTCGAACTCACGTTGCGCCGATTCGACCGAATTCTCGAGGACGAAGGCGTGAGTCGAATCGACCCCGAGCCGGGAACGCCCGTCGACCCACACCGTCACGAGGTGATGCACCGGGTCGAGGGGGACCAGCCGGCGGGTACGGTCAGTTCGGTCTACACGCGCGGCTACGAACTCGATGACCGGGTTATTCGGCCGGCTCGAGTGAGCGTGAGTCAGGAAGCGTGA